One window of Arcobacter sp. LA11 genomic DNA carries:
- the mobB gene encoding molybdopterin-guanine dinucleotide biosynthesis protein B, producing MNKKYKKLAIAFSGPSNSGKTTLVAKVSNILQDNGYKVCIIKHDPKDKARFDKPGKDSDKFTQTGADVAVVSPTRTTLFKQATSTVDEMIELFGDFDYLLVEGLKTLPLPRISIFRNRLDRTYYPVTDAIAHDETIDSSEIPSDIDKLDLNNPEEVISWIEKNAKRV from the coding sequence ATGAATAAGAAATATAAAAAATTAGCAATTGCTTTTAGCGGTCCTTCAAATAGTGGAAAAACTACACTTGTTGCCAAGGTATCTAATATACTACAAGATAATGGTTATAAGGTATGTATTATCAAACATGATCCTAAAGATAAAGCACGATTTGATAAACCGGGAAAAGATAGTGATAAGTTTACTCAAACAGGTGCAGATGTTGCAGTAGTTAGTCCTACAAGAACTACTTTGTTTAAACAAGCGACTTCTACAGTTGATGAAATGATTGAATTATTCGGTGACTTTGATTATCTTCTTGTTGAAGGTCTTAAGACGTTACCTCTTCCAAGAATTTCAATCTTTAGAAACAGATTAGATAGAACATATTATCCCGTAACGGATGCAATTGCACATGATGAAACAATTGATAGTAGTGAAATACCATCAGATATTGATAAGTTAGATTTAAATAATCCAGAAGAAGTTATTTCGTGGATTGAAAAAAATGCAAAGAGAGTTTAA